The following proteins are encoded in a genomic region of Alphaproteobacteria bacterium:
- the guaA gene encoding glutamine-hydrolyzing GMP synthase, with amino-acid sequence MQHHEKILIIDFGSQVTQLIARRVREEGVYCEIHPYNKVSASLLEDFKPKAIILSGGPSSVGKHGSPRIGMDVFEYGVPILGICYGQQLMCDLLGGKVESSDHREFGKAFVTVERESPLFKDVWKLHSIQQVWMSHGDRVIALPQGFSVIATTQHAPFAAVADESRHFYGVQFHPEVTHTPAGAKLIHNFVRNVANCKGDWTMQAFLQQAIDDIRKKVGKGKVIAGVSGGVDSSVVALLLHKALGDQVTCIFVDHGLLRKDESQQVEEMFVRLGHVPLIRRDAKRLFLDRLKGISDPEQKRKIIGKTFIDIFEEEAKKVEGATFLAQGTLYPDVIESISVHGDASVTIKSHHNVGGLPDRMNLSLIEPVRELFKDEVRALGRELGMPDEMVGRHPFPGPGLAIRVLGEITEEKLEILRNADAAYISEIRNAGLYDVIWQAFAVLLPVQTVGVMGDARTYEYVCGLRAVTSVDGMTAEAYYFEMSFLEKVANRIINTVKGVNRVVYDITSKPPGTIEWE; translated from the coding sequence ATGCAGCACCATGAAAAAATTCTCATTATTGACTTTGGTTCACAAGTTACCCAGCTTATTGCCAGAAGGGTAAGGGAAGAGGGGGTGTATTGCGAGATCCATCCGTATAATAAGGTCTCTGCTTCGTTGCTTGAGGATTTTAAGCCCAAAGCCATTATTTTATCTGGAGGCCCGTCTTCAGTCGGCAAGCATGGATCGCCACGCATCGGTATGGATGTATTTGAATATGGGGTTCCTATCCTTGGTATTTGCTATGGTCAGCAATTAATGTGTGATTTGTTGGGAGGAAAAGTTGAATCCTCAGACCATCGTGAATTTGGCAAGGCCTTCGTTACGGTTGAACGGGAATCACCTCTATTCAAAGATGTCTGGAAGCTTCATAGTATTCAGCAGGTATGGATGAGTCATGGCGATAGGGTCATTGCTTTGCCACAGGGGTTTTCCGTCATTGCAACAACGCAACACGCTCCATTTGCTGCAGTAGCCGATGAATCTCGTCATTTTTATGGTGTGCAGTTTCATCCTGAAGTGACCCATACGCCTGCAGGAGCAAAACTAATCCATAATTTTGTTCGCAATGTGGCTAATTGCAAAGGGGATTGGACGATGCAAGCCTTTCTCCAGCAGGCCATTGACGATATTCGTAAAAAAGTTGGAAAGGGCAAGGTTATTGCCGGGGTCAGTGGCGGGGTTGACTCTTCTGTGGTTGCGCTGTTATTGCATAAGGCATTGGGGGACCAGGTCACCTGTATTTTTGTGGATCACGGTTTACTTAGAAAAGATGAATCGCAACAGGTGGAAGAGATGTTTGTTCGCCTTGGTCATGTACCACTTATCCGTAGGGACGCAAAACGCTTGTTCTTAGACCGGCTTAAAGGGATTAGTGATCCAGAACAAAAGCGCAAAATCATTGGCAAAACCTTTATTGATATTTTTGAAGAAGAAGCCAAGAAAGTTGAGGGGGCGACCTTTTTAGCTCAGGGAACCTTGTATCCTGATGTCATTGAATCGATCTCGGTTCATGGTGATGCTTCCGTGACGATCAAATCACACCATAATGTTGGCGGTTTGCCAGATCGTATGAATTTGAGCTTAATTGAGCCAGTGAGGGAATTATTTAAAGATGAGGTACGGGCATTAGGGCGTGAGCTAGGCATGCCTGATGAAATGGTTGGGCGTCATCCATTCCCTGGACCTGGACTTGCTATTCGGGTTTTAGGTGAGATTACTGAAGAGAAATTAGAAATACTTCGTAATGCGGATGCGGCCTATATCAGTGAAATTAGGAATGCTGGTCTTTATGATGTTATCTGGCAGGCTTTTGCTGTTTTATTACCCGTACAGACGGTTGGCGTTATGGGTGATGCCAGAACCTATGAATATGTGTGTGGATTAAGGGCTGTTACTTCGGTCGATGGAATGACTGCTGAGGCTTATTATTTTGAAATGTCCTTTTTAGAAAAAGTGGCTAACCGCATCATCAACACTGTAAAAGGTGTGAACCGGGTGGTTTATGATATTACATCAAAACCACCAGGGACTATCGAGTGGGAATAA
- the lptA gene encoding lipopolysaccharide transport periplasmic protein LptA, which produces MVKASLTTMLLLGFMALTSPLALAAEKDSSKPVEINSDSLSVNQEKHLATFLGNVEAVQGSVIIRSEKMIVHYRDKKDNNDQSAVSLIEVIGKVFLTTEKETASGRQGEYNVDKKLVTLDGNVILTQGKNVIKGDHLVYNMATGKSELTSAPGTAGATTHKGRVHGVFIPDKQNQ; this is translated from the coding sequence ATGGTGAAAGCATCGTTGACGACAATGCTGCTACTCGGATTTATGGCATTAACTTCTCCTCTAGCGTTAGCGGCTGAAAAAGATTCCTCCAAACCTGTAGAAATTAATTCAGATAGTCTGTCTGTTAACCAGGAAAAGCATTTAGCAACCTTTCTGGGCAATGTAGAGGCGGTTCAAGGTTCTGTTATTATCAGGTCGGAAAAGATGATCGTTCATTACCGGGATAAAAAGGATAATAATGATCAAAGTGCCGTGTCTTTGATTGAGGTCATAGGTAAAGTATTCCTAACCACCGAAAAGGAAACGGCATCTGGAAGGCAGGGAGAGTATAATGTGGACAAAAAATTGGTTACGTTAGACGGCAATGTCATTCTTACTCAAGGTAAGAATGTTATAAAAGGTGACCATCTTGTTTATAATATGGCCACTGGGAAAAGTGAGTTAACCAGTGCCCCAGGTACTGCAGGAGCCACGACGCATAAAGGAAGAGTGCACGGGGTGTTTATACCGGATAAGCAGAACCAGTAA
- the lptC gene encoding LPS export ABC transporter periplasmic protein LptC, which yields MVAHKPDMTDVHKISLKGVAYHTKWVSLTKAILVLLGLILILVLLVLPNIDQGKKRVSLISPMINKVFPLINKMTNPRFMGITSANYPYDIQAVSAVRIDNGNFDVEGITADVTLSKSLLMQAVADKGHIYAEKKAIELMGHVDILLSNGLEFRTEQVHIDMDSGTAYGQQPVEVQNAMGTLYAKGFMFNKEAKNVDFTGPVKLVFYPQKKD from the coding sequence ATGGTTGCACATAAGCCGGATATGACTGATGTCCACAAAATCTCGTTGAAAGGTGTTGCTTATCATACCAAATGGGTGAGCTTGACGAAAGCTATACTTGTGTTATTGGGGCTTATTCTTATTCTGGTCTTGTTGGTGCTTCCTAATATTGATCAAGGGAAAAAACGCGTCAGTTTGATCAGCCCAATGATTAATAAAGTATTCCCCCTTATCAACAAAATGACTAACCCGCGTTTTATGGGGATTACCAGTGCAAACTACCCATATGATATTCAGGCTGTTTCTGCTGTACGGATTGATAATGGAAATTTTGATGTAGAAGGAATTACTGCAGATGTGACTTTAAGCAAAAGTTTACTCATGCAGGCAGTTGCTGATAAGGGCCACATTTACGCAGAGAAAAAGGCTATTGAACTTATGGGGCATGTAGATATTTTGCTGTCCAATGGTTTGGAATTTAGAACGGAACAGGTGCATATTGATATGGATTCAGGGACCGCCTATGGTCAACAACCCGTTGAAGTACAAAATGCTATGGGAACTCTTTATGCCAAAGGATTCATGTTTAATAAAGAGGCCAAAAATGTTGATTTTACTGGACCTGTTAAGTTAGTTTTTTATCCCCAAAAGAAGGATTAA
- a CDS encoding KpsF/GutQ family sugar-phosphate isomerase, translated as MEALLDKSHTTNCKETDLKSAFRVLDLEIQGLQALKQWVGDDFLRVLDMLSDLKGKLIVSGIGKSGHIARKIAATFASTGLASHFVHPSEASHGDLGMITKDDVVLLLSNSGETQELRDMILYCKRFAIPLVGIVRRKTSTLAEAADVALILPEIPEASSVQAPTTSTTMMLAVGDALAIALFERKGLNEEHFRTFHPGGKLGASFIRVKELMHTGESVPLLNEQAKMEEVLSVITSKGLGCAGVVDDRGHLTGFITDGDLRRTLGNDFLDKLAYQVMTQNPITTKPNVLVSELLNIMNSKKITNLFVVENEKPVGVIHIHDILKAGVV; from the coding sequence ATGGAAGCGTTATTAGATAAAAGCCATACAACTAATTGTAAGGAGACTGATTTGAAAAGTGCTTTTCGTGTTCTTGATCTTGAAATTCAGGGACTTCAAGCTTTGAAACAGTGGGTTGGAGATGACTTCTTACGTGTGCTTGATATGCTTTCTGATTTAAAAGGAAAGCTGATTGTAAGCGGTATTGGTAAGAGCGGCCATATTGCCAGGAAAATTGCTGCAACGTTTGCTTCTACTGGTCTTGCTTCACATTTTGTTCATCCTTCCGAAGCCAGTCATGGCGATTTGGGGATGATTACGAAAGATGATGTGGTGTTGCTCTTATCTAATTCAGGAGAAACCCAAGAATTGCGGGATATGATTCTGTACTGCAAACGATTTGCTATTCCTCTGGTCGGTATTGTTAGGCGAAAAACTTCAACCCTGGCTGAGGCAGCTGATGTTGCGCTTATTTTACCTGAAATCCCTGAAGCTTCATCGGTGCAAGCCCCAACTACGTCTACTACAATGATGTTGGCAGTTGGTGATGCGCTAGCAATCGCCTTATTTGAAAGAAAAGGATTGAATGAAGAGCATTTTCGGACGTTTCATCCGGGCGGGAAATTGGGTGCATCCTTTATCAGGGTAAAAGAATTAATGCATACCGGTGAATCAGTACCACTACTTAATGAACAGGCAAAAATGGAAGAAGTCCTTTCGGTCATTACTTCCAAAGGGTTGGGTTGTGCTGGAGTCGTCGATGATAGGGGGCACCTAACAGGTTTTATTACCGACGGTGATTTGAGGAGAACACTTGGGAACGATTTCTTAGATAAGCTGGCTTATCAAGTGATGACCCAAAATCCTATTACCACGAAACCGAATGTCTTAGTGTCTGAATTGCTTAACATTATGAACTCTAAAAAAATTACCAATCTGTTTGTCGTTGAAAATGAGAAGCCGGTAGGTGTGATCCATATTCATGACATACTCAAAGCTGGTGTGGTGTAA
- a CDS encoding ribonuclease D, with translation MVEIRLHQGDLPGDVVFEESVAIDTEAMGLNYARDRLCLVQLAGTDGVGHVVQFRDNVFNAPNLVHLLLNPKVLKIFHFARFDMAIMKQYLGAMATNVYCTKIASRLARTYTDEHSLRVLCQELLHIKISKQEQSSDWGRADLSESQLHYAANDVLYLNQIRHVLDDMLKREKREHLLRGCLDFLPTRVELDLGGWNSPAKIFDH, from the coding sequence ATGGTAGAAATTAGGCTGCACCAAGGTGATTTACCGGGTGATGTGGTTTTTGAGGAGTCGGTTGCGATTGATACCGAGGCAATGGGACTTAATTATGCACGGGATCGGCTGTGCTTGGTACAGTTAGCTGGTACAGATGGTGTGGGGCATGTTGTACAGTTTCGTGATAATGTGTTTAATGCGCCGAATCTGGTTCATTTACTTTTAAACCCCAAGGTGCTTAAAATTTTCCATTTCGCCCGGTTTGATATGGCTATTATGAAGCAATATTTAGGAGCGATGGCCACGAATGTCTATTGTACTAAAATAGCTTCGCGACTTGCTCGTACCTATACTGATGAACATAGTTTAAGAGTTTTATGCCAGGAATTGCTGCATATCAAGATTTCTAAGCAGGAACAATCATCGGATTGGGGGAGGGCTGACTTAAGTGAGTCACAACTCCATTATGCAGCCAATGATGTATTGTACCTCAATCAGATAAGACATGTGCTGGATGACATGCTGAAGCGCGAAAAGCGCGAACATTTATTGCGTGGTTGTCTTGATTTCTTACCAACCCGCGTTGAGCTTGACCTGGGAGGATGGAATTCGCCCGCAAAAATTTTCGACCATTAA
- a CDS encoding M10 family metallopeptidase C-terminal domain-containing protein produces MAIQSNPHVATQTLSVLGVVNSSSSSSGSATSGTVNQIMGDAKSNHLVGTNGADNIDGLGANDRIEANGGNDTVYGSQGNDKIDGGNGSDNLYGGGNDDTISGQSGNDRLHGNDGNDRLLGDAGDDQLSGDSGNDTLYGGSGKDYLSGGLGNDKLHGDAGNDLLNGNQGDDTIGGGQGNDIIFGDEGNDRLGGGKGNDTLYGGAGNDTVWGGCGNDKIITGTGNDRVGGGAGADIFEFQKEGGSTLIKDFNAHDGDKISFLSFPGVYSMSDIQIEHVNNDLLIVIPAANQAITLSGFFCNHSPELVSSIFQFGQSPVPDPTPGHNHNVATPHDDNLVGTTNNDSIDALAGNDTINGAGGDDVLRGGEGHDVIFHGNGNSDVYGDSGNDTIITVGSGAENVSGGIGNDLINNTSDTDGQDVLSGGDGNDTIQGSRFDEFFNGDAGNDYIDAGDGSDRVYGGTGDDSLYGGAGNDTLYAEGNDTIDGGEGDDLFYTTEGNVRLTGGAGNDLFTIQAGQVAGVQYVQTITDFAQGSDRINITTVVSTLKFSDFVITKINGGFEVANTTAGIKIDVLTNATHLTAADFLINGNDSNGIPNVTVDGPTSGNDSLVGTDGQDSVDLLGGDDFYDARGGNDIVNGGDGNDYILPGDGTDSINGNAGDDTIIGMGSSSDFVRGGKGDDNIDYSQSSGTNTLYGDDGNDTVAGGSGNDTIYGGDDNDSLSGNGGNDLIQGDAGNDEINGGDGDDVLRGQTGDDTINGNAGNDTIYGGIGADQLTGGTGNDVFVFETAGDSVENGADKIKDFTHGGDKIDLSALVDIKSFSDLTITDSAGIATITNAATGLKLFVNHTGILDATDFVFAGSDPDPQPNPEPAVPTVGDDTLSSPGHVNIDLLAGNDIYTSAVGGDTISGNDGNDSIISSVGGDSINGNKGADTIVGSGSIADFVRGGQDNDFINYSRSTAHNTLYGDMGNDSIVAGSGNDTVYGGDGDDTLTGGSGNNLIQGDAGNDHISGGAGDDVLRGQTGDDVILGDAGNDTIFGGLGADSLTGGDGVDTFVLETAGDSTTLSSDTITDFAKGDKLDISALNIGSFTDLTITESNGVDTITNTATGLKLVVNYSGNLAADDFVFTPQGQGNIPVTTGVTTGNDDLTNTTGHTTIDLLAGNDKYTSSAGGDNISGGDGNDTIISTHGGDTINGNAGDDLIVGSGAVADNARGGQGNDIIDYSDSTAANVLYGDLGNDVVRGGSGNDEIHAGAGIDELYGNGGHDTFVFDAASDSTAPASDIVHFVHGEDKIDLSHIGNQLDFAHLSISAAGNEFTATGDKIDYTVSDTQSGLSFKVITGGVALDSSDFIF; encoded by the coding sequence ATGGCTATACAAAGTAATCCGCATGTTGCAACACAAACTTTATCAGTTTTAGGTGTTGTCAATAGTTCATCTAGTTCATCTGGTTCAGCTACTTCTGGTACGGTAAACCAAATTATGGGTGACGCTAAAAGCAACCATTTGGTGGGCACTAATGGCGCTGATAATATCGATGGTCTCGGGGCAAATGATAGAATTGAGGCCAACGGTGGAAATGATACTGTTTATGGATCGCAAGGCAACGATAAAATCGATGGCGGAAATGGAAGTGATAATCTCTACGGAGGTGGCAACGACGATACTATCAGCGGTCAAAGCGGTAATGACAGACTCCATGGTAATGATGGAAACGATAGATTACTCGGAGACGCAGGTGACGACCAGCTGTCTGGCGATAGCGGTAATGACACACTGTACGGTGGATCCGGCAAGGATTACTTGTCAGGTGGCCTAGGTAATGACAAGCTGCATGGTGATGCAGGAAATGATTTGTTGAACGGCAATCAAGGCGATGACACAATCGGTGGTGGCCAAGGTAATGATATTATTTTTGGGGACGAAGGAAACGACAGGCTCGGCGGAGGTAAAGGTAACGATACACTTTACGGTGGTGCGGGTAATGACACTGTTTGGGGTGGTTGCGGCAACGATAAAATTATAACCGGAACTGGAAATGATCGTGTTGGTGGCGGTGCTGGTGCTGATATTTTTGAATTCCAAAAAGAAGGCGGTTCGACCTTAATCAAAGATTTCAATGCTCATGATGGTGATAAAATTAGCTTCCTGAGTTTTCCTGGCGTCTACTCAATGAGTGACATTCAAATAGAGCATGTGAACAACGACCTTTTGATTGTTATTCCTGCAGCAAACCAAGCTATTACACTGAGTGGTTTTTTCTGTAATCATTCTCCTGAATTGGTTTCGAGTATCTTCCAATTCGGACAATCTCCTGTCCCTGACCCAACGCCTGGTCATAATCATAATGTGGCTACACCACATGATGATAATCTTGTTGGAACCACTAATAACGATAGCATTGATGCCCTCGCGGGTAATGATACGATTAATGGTGCTGGCGGTGATGACGTATTACGTGGTGGTGAAGGACATGATGTGATTTTCCACGGTAACGGTAACTCAGATGTCTATGGCGATTCTGGTAATGATACCATTATCACTGTTGGTAGTGGAGCTGAGAATGTATCGGGTGGTATCGGTAATGATTTAATCAATAATACGTCTGATACGGATGGCCAGGATGTGCTGTCTGGTGGGGATGGAAATGATACCATTCAGGGCAGTAGATTTGATGAGTTTTTCAATGGTGATGCCGGCAATGATTATATTGATGCAGGCGATGGAAGTGACCGAGTCTATGGTGGTACTGGAGATGATTCTCTCTATGGTGGTGCTGGAAATGATACTCTTTATGCTGAAGGCAATGATACCATTGACGGGGGTGAAGGCGATGACCTTTTCTACACAACGGAAGGCAATGTAAGGCTGACTGGTGGAGCGGGCAATGATCTGTTTACCATCCAAGCTGGACAGGTAGCCGGTGTTCAATATGTACAGACGATTACGGACTTTGCCCAAGGTAGTGATCGAATTAATATCACTACGGTTGTGTCAACACTTAAGTTTTCGGACTTTGTTATTACTAAAATTAATGGTGGTTTTGAAGTCGCTAACACGACAGCTGGTATTAAAATTGATGTTTTAACAAACGCTACACACTTAACGGCCGCTGATTTTCTAATCAATGGAAATGATTCAAATGGTATTCCTAACGTAACCGTAGACGGTCCTACCTCCGGCAATGACAGCCTTGTCGGTACCGATGGTCAAGACAGCGTTGATCTTTTGGGTGGTGATGATTTCTACGATGCTAGAGGTGGTAATGATATCGTGAACGGTGGTGATGGAAATGATTACATCCTTCCAGGTGACGGAACAGATTCTATCAACGGTAATGCGGGTGATGATACAATCATCGGTATGGGAAGCAGTTCAGATTTTGTTCGCGGCGGTAAAGGTGATGACAACATTGATTACAGCCAATCGTCTGGAACCAATACCCTCTATGGTGATGATGGCAACGACACGGTTGCTGGTGGTTCGGGTAATGATACCATTTATGGCGGTGACGATAACGACTCGTTAAGTGGTAATGGTGGAAACGACCTGATCCAAGGTGATGCCGGAAATGACGAGATTAATGGTGGTGATGGTGATGACGTGCTTCGTGGCCAAACCGGTGATGACACAATCAATGGCAATGCTGGAAATGACACCATTTATGGTGGTATTGGTGCTGACCAATTGACCGGTGGTACTGGAAACGATGTTTTCGTTTTCGAAACAGCAGGTGATTCTGTTGAAAATGGTGCTGATAAAATTAAAGACTTTACCCATGGTGGTGACAAAATTGACTTATCTGCACTCGTTGATATTAAGTCATTCAGTGATTTAACCATTACAGACTCAGCAGGAATCGCAACCATTACGAATGCGGCAACTGGTTTGAAATTGTTTGTTAACCATACAGGTATATTAGATGCGACAGATTTTGTGTTTGCGGGTAGCGATCCTGATCCACAACCAAATCCTGAGCCTGCTGTACCTACTGTTGGGGATGATACTCTTTCAAGCCCGGGGCATGTGAATATCGATCTGCTTGCTGGAAATGATATTTATACAAGCGCAGTAGGCGGTGATACGATTTCTGGAAATGATGGTAATGATTCTATTATCTCTAGTGTTGGCGGTGATTCGATCAATGGGAATAAAGGAGCTGATACAATCGTTGGTTCTGGTTCTATTGCAGACTTTGTCCGTGGCGGTCAAGATAATGACTTTATCAACTACTCACGCTCCACTGCACATAACACCTTATACGGTGATATGGGTAATGACAGTATTGTTGCTGGTTCAGGCAATGATACCGTGTATGGTGGTGATGGAGATGACACTTTAACGGGTGGCTCTGGAAATAACTTAATCCAAGGTGATGCTGGTAATGATCATATAAGCGGTGGCGCTGGTGATGACGTATTACGTGGTCAAACAGGTGATGACGTTATCCTCGGTGATGCAGGTAATGATACAATCTTCGGTGGTCTGGGTGCTGATTCACTTACCGGTGGCGATGGTGTCGATACGTTCGTACTCGAAACAGCTGGTGATTCAACAACGCTGTCTTCTGATACGATTACCGACTTTGCTAAAGGTGATAAGCTCGATATTTCTGCTTTGAATATTGGTTCTTTCACAGATTTGACCATTACCGAAAGCAATGGCGTTGATACGATTACTAATACAGCGACTGGCTTGAAATTAGTGGTTAATTATTCTGGGAATTTGGCTGCGGATGACTTCGTCTTTACTCCACAAGGTCAAGGTAACATACCTGTAACAACCGGTGTAACCACAGGTAATGATGATCTTACTAACACGACTGGTCATACGACGATTGATTTGCTGGCTGGTAATGATAAATATACCAGCTCTGCAGGTGGTGATAATATCTCTGGTGGTGACGGAAACGATACCATTATCTCTACGCATGGCGGTGATACCATCAACGGGAATGCTGGTGATGATTTGATTGTTGGTTCTGGAGCTGTAGCAGACAATGCTCGCGGCGGTCAAGGCAATGATATTATCGATTACTCAGACTCTACAGCGGCTAACGTACTGTATGGAGATCTTGGCAATGATGTGGTTCGTGGTGGAAGCGGTAATGATGAGATTCATGCCGGTGCTGGAATCGATGAATTATATGGCAATGGCGGACATGATACCTTTGTATTCGATGCAGCCAGCGATTCAACGGCTCCTGCTTCTGATATCGTCCACTTTGTGCATGGTGAAGATAAAATCGACTTGTCGCATATTGGCAACCAACTTGATTTCGCTCACTTGTCAATTTCTGCTGCGGGGAATGAGTTCACAGCAACCGGCGATAAGATTGATTATACCGTGTCAGACACTCAATCTGGTCTGTCATTTAAAGTGATAACGGGTGGTGTTGCATTGGATAGCTCTGATTTCATTTTCTAG
- a CDS encoding complex I NDUFA9 subunit family protein, which yields MTCSNKIVSIIGGSGFIGSYIVRAFAQQGARIKVISRNPQKSDYLKTCGTVGQIELIPANISNESVLRDALRGSDIVINATGILYEKGRQRFVKMHSQIPESIAKVASELSIPVFIHLSALGANHAISSAYASSKINGEKAVLAAFPKATILRPSVVFGHEDQFFNLFGRLSALSPMLPLIGGGKTLFQPVYVDDIAKAVVFCATHAETQGNIYELGGPDKVSFKHILTFILEKTHRHRLLLPIPFTVAKTMGMFLKLLPHPLLTDDQVELLKYNNIVDEHALGFKHLGITPQTFEIIATEYLR from the coding sequence ATGACATGTTCAAACAAAATCGTAAGCATCATTGGCGGCTCAGGTTTTATTGGCAGTTATATTGTTCGTGCTTTTGCACAGCAAGGAGCACGCATCAAAGTCATCAGCCGTAATCCACAAAAATCGGACTATTTAAAAACATGCGGCACCGTTGGCCAAATTGAACTTATCCCAGCCAATATCTCTAACGAATCCGTCCTGCGTGATGCACTCCGAGGCAGTGATATCGTCATTAACGCCACAGGCATTTTATATGAAAAAGGCAGACAGCGTTTTGTAAAGATGCATTCCCAAATTCCTGAATCCATTGCTAAAGTAGCGAGTGAATTATCGATTCCTGTTTTTATCCATCTTTCCGCACTGGGTGCTAACCACGCCATAAGCTCAGCCTATGCTTCAAGCAAAATAAATGGTGAAAAGGCCGTGCTTGCTGCGTTTCCTAAAGCTACTATTTTGCGCCCCAGCGTTGTGTTTGGCCATGAAGATCAATTCTTTAATCTGTTTGGGCGCCTATCTGCCTTATCACCTATGTTGCCCTTGATTGGCGGAGGCAAAACACTCTTTCAGCCAGTTTACGTTGATGATATTGCCAAGGCCGTTGTCTTTTGCGCAACACATGCAGAGACTCAAGGAAATATTTATGAACTAGGCGGGCCTGATAAAGTTTCATTTAAACACATTCTTACGTTTATCCTCGAAAAAACACATCGTCACAGATTATTGTTACCGATACCTTTTACCGTAGCAAAAACCATGGGGATGTTCTTAAAATTGCTTCCTCATCCTCTCCTTACCGATGATCAGGTTGAGCTCCTTAAATATAACAATATTGTGGACGAGCACGCGCTTGGCTTTAAACATTTGGGGATCACTCCTCAAACATTTGAAATTATTGCTACAGAGTATTTAAGATAA
- a CDS encoding septum formation initiator family protein yields MVRPRRKNKSLQVGLMVLYFLGVGYFSYHALSGDRGALAMVTLGHQLDEAKVKLEKTKTERQQLEHRVSLLRPNSLDLDVLDEQTRSQLGLARDDEMVILLDKDN; encoded by the coding sequence ATGGTGCGACCGCGGCGTAAAAATAAGTCATTGCAGGTAGGATTAATGGTTCTCTACTTTTTAGGGGTAGGCTATTTTTCTTACCATGCATTAAGCGGTGATAGGGGAGCGCTGGCGATGGTCACACTTGGTCATCAACTGGATGAAGCCAAAGTTAAATTAGAAAAAACCAAAACGGAGCGTCAGCAGCTTGAGCACCGTGTATCATTATTGCGTCCTAATTCACTGGATCTTGATGTGTTGGATGAACAAACCCGCTCTCAACTAGGCCTAGCCAGAGATGACGAGATGGTCATTTTGTTGGATAAAGATAATTAG